One region of Bacillota bacterium genomic DNA includes:
- a CDS encoding ribonuclease HII, with amino-acid sequence VQEPLVGADARIACVAAASVIAKVFRDALMDELDAIYPGYGFAHNKGYPTPEHLAALRARGPSPVHRLSFAPVAEASGPAPA; translated from the coding sequence CGTGCAGGAGCCCCTGGTGGGAGCGGATGCCAGGATCGCCTGTGTGGCCGCCGCGTCGGTCATTGCCAAGGTCTTCCGGGACGCCCTGATGGACGAGCTGGATGCCATTTATCCGGGGTACGGCTTCGCCCACAACAAGGGCTACCCCACCCCTGAGCACCTGGCCGCCCTGCGGGCAAGGGGGCCGTCACCCGTCCACCGGCTGTCGTTCGCCCCGGTGGCGGAGGCGTCCGGGCCGGCACCGGCATGA